A single genomic interval of Aythya fuligula isolate bAytFul2 chromosome 28, bAytFul2.pri, whole genome shotgun sequence harbors:
- the LOC116499539 gene encoding LOW QUALITY PROTEIN: CD48 antigen-like (The sequence of the model RefSeq protein was modified relative to this genomic sequence to represent the inferred CDS: deleted 2 bases in 1 codon), which produces CVPNRSEDGDWACSRAPLHPLCCASTLKISSLQKNDSNIYWMYLEDKASKEHTYSIYLKVYDVVPKPTVRAIVNGDNPERCDVTLECWVQLEDVTYEWMPASRVVQGSNSTNSTLPLSFNPSLETYTCRASNPMSSSSAQLTRRHPCSWTAESSAVPTTTKTSMLMLLGHLLLFFALH; this is translated from the exons TGCGTGCCAAACCGCAGTGAAGATGGCGATTGGGCTTGCAGCAGAGCTCCTCTTCATCCTCTCTGTTGTGCAAG TACGCTGAAGATCAGCAGCTTGCAGAAAAACGACAGCAACATCTACTGGATGTACCTGGAGGACAAGGCGAGCAAGGAGCACACCTACAGCATCTACCTGAAGGTGTATG ATGTGGTCCCCAAACCTACCGTGCGTGCCATAGTGAACGGGGACAACCCGGAGCGCTGCGATGTCACCCTGGAGTGCTGGGTGCAGCTGGAAGACGTGACCTATGAGTGGATGCCCGCCAGCAGGGTCGTGCAGGGG TCTAACAGCACCAACAGCACCCTGCCCCTCTCCTTCAACCCCTCCCTGGAAACCTACACCTGCAGGGCCAGCAACCCCATGTCCTCCAGCAGCGCCCAGCTGACCCGCAGGCACCCCTGCTCGTGGACAG ctgagtcctctgctgtccccaccaccaccaagacCAGCATGCTGATGTTGCTGGgacacctcctcctcttcttcgcTCTGCATTAA